Proteins from one Paraburkholderia acidisoli genomic window:
- a CDS encoding RidA family protein has protein sequence MSAVLQSIERVRCEQVPDASHATWSNALVIGDEIVMSGMTAHPATREASEAGKPLSTYEQTRVVLEKIRALVETAGGTIGGIYKLVVYVTEIADKTEVGRARQDFFAAQVAAGGAYPCSTLVEVSGLVFPELTVEIEACARIGLAQAVR, from the coding sequence ATGAGCGCGGTGCTTCAGTCCATCGAGCGGGTGCGCTGCGAGCAGGTGCCCGACGCGTCGCACGCCACGTGGAGCAATGCGCTCGTGATCGGCGACGAGATCGTGATGTCGGGCATGACCGCGCATCCGGCCACGCGTGAGGCGAGCGAGGCGGGCAAGCCGCTCTCGACCTACGAGCAGACGCGGGTCGTGCTGGAGAAGATCCGCGCACTGGTGGAAACGGCGGGCGGCACGATCGGCGGCATCTACAAGCTCGTGGTCTACGTGACCGAGATCGCCGATAAAACCGAAGTGGGGCGCGCGCGCCAGGACTTCTTCGCCGCGCAGGTGGCGGCGGGCGGCGCGTATCCGTGTTCGACGCTCGTGGAAGTCTCGGGGCTGGTGTTTCCCGAGCTGACCGTGGAAATCGAAGCCTGCGCGCGCATCGGCCTCGCGCAGGCAGTGCGGTAG